A section of the Anabaena cylindrica PCC 7122 genome encodes:
- a CDS encoding glycosyltransferase family 4 protein: MEHISQLGTHFREKTDYPDILVISRIFQPQQAVIGEYVYNRCLQDPDRVIVLAAGCSGDKIFDKEQQFPVYRWLYFSFWGGNLLSSIFKPVFNIICSILLAIKLYFRYHYRYIEWCHGYDFIALLILSYILPVRFFIYLHGNDLVSISRNPLWRLLFKITLKRAEGIVCNSSYVRDTLRTTFRLDTPTHVINPVVRPEKFGNPTSPSHLDDLRVRLRQTYNISETAIVILSVGRLVKHKSFDRVIDNIPLLLTVGVDVHYIICGEGSCEQQLKSQAQRLRVDKRVHFAGSVPERELASYYAACDIFAMLTLWEDNAKSIDNFGIVYLEAEYFGKPVIASRLGSILDAVHHEENGLLVNPDSGYEVLQAFKRLCQDKQLREKLGRKGQELAKRKTYHRWLYAPESRYSCLLNY, from the coding sequence ATGGAACATATTTCACAACTAGGGACACACTTCCGGGAGAAAACAGATTACCCAGACATCCTAGTTATCTCGCGCATATTCCAGCCACAACAGGCTGTAATTGGAGAATATGTCTATAATCGTTGTTTACAAGATCCAGATAGAGTGATTGTACTGGCTGCTGGTTGCTCAGGAGATAAGATTTTTGATAAAGAGCAACAATTTCCAGTTTATCGCTGGCTTTATTTTAGTTTCTGGGGTGGTAATTTATTGAGCAGCATTTTTAAGCCTGTTTTTAATATTATTTGCTCAATATTACTAGCTATTAAACTATATTTTCGTTATCATTACCGCTACATTGAATGGTGTCATGGTTACGATTTTATAGCTTTGTTAATACTCAGTTATATCTTACCTGTTCGCTTTTTTATCTACCTCCATGGTAACGATTTGGTTAGCATTTCTCGTAATCCATTGTGGCGGTTGCTATTTAAAATTACCCTCAAACGAGCCGAAGGAATTGTTTGTAATAGTTCCTATGTTAGGGATACTTTAAGAACTACTTTTCGCCTAGATACACCTACTCATGTAATTAATCCAGTTGTGAGACCAGAAAAATTTGGTAATCCCACTAGTCCTAGTCATCTGGATGATTTACGTGTGCGCTTACGTCAGACTTATAATATTTCTGAAACAGCTATTGTAATTCTTTCTGTGGGTAGGTTAGTTAAACATAAAAGCTTCGACCGAGTTATAGATAATATTCCTTTACTATTAACTGTTGGTGTAGATGTCCATTACATAATTTGTGGTGAAGGCTCCTGTGAACAACAGCTAAAATCCCAAGCTCAACGTTTACGGGTAGATAAACGAGTACATTTTGCTGGATCTGTACCTGAACGAGAATTAGCCAGTTATTATGCAGCTTGCGACATTTTCGCTATGTTGACCTTGTGGGAAGATAACGCTAAAAGCATAGATAACTTTGGTATTGTTTACTTAGAAGCAGAATACTTTGGTAAACCTGTGATTGCCTCCCGCTTAGGGAGTATTTTAGATGCAGTCCACCATGAAGAAAATGGCCTATTGGTAAATCCCGATTCTGGTTATGAAGTTTTGCAAGCCTTTAAACGTTTGTGTCAAGACAAGCAGTTACGAGAAAAACTCGGACGCAAAGGACAAGAATTAGCCAAACGCAAAACCTATCACCGCTGGTTATATGCACCTGAGTCTCGTTATTCCTGTTTGTTGAATTATTAA
- a CDS encoding DUF1517 domain-containing protein, whose product MRKKLQQTLKPLLKIAFVLGLVMALALGNADGALAARSGGRIGGGSFRMPSSRTYTPRTYAPGGGGGYYPGGGFGGGGFGFPFLLPLWGIGGGFGGLFGILIFFAIANFLVQSFRRVNGGEGEEVGYSSNPSVSVTRLQVGLLAQARGLQTELNQIAEKADTNTPEGKAEILQEASLALLRHPEYWVYAGGGSQQVKLNAAESQFNRLSLAERSKFSEETLSNVNNQLKSVLAKELPGEVDNPTRLISEGPGEYLIVTLLAATLGKCEIPQINSADDLSRALRQIGSLPGEQLLALEVLWTPQAEGDTLTSDDLFAEYPDLKLV is encoded by the coding sequence ATGCGTAAAAAATTACAACAAACCCTCAAACCACTGTTAAAAATTGCCTTTGTCCTGGGTCTGGTAATGGCTTTAGCACTCGGTAACGCTGATGGTGCATTAGCTGCACGCAGTGGTGGACGTATTGGGGGAGGTTCCTTTAGAATGCCCTCTAGCCGGACTTACACTCCACGCACCTACGCACCTGGTGGTGGTGGAGGATATTATCCTGGTGGCGGTTTTGGTGGTGGTGGTTTTGGATTTCCATTCCTACTTCCTTTGTGGGGTATTGGGGGAGGTTTTGGCGGGTTGTTCGGGATTTTAATCTTTTTTGCGATCGCTAATTTCTTAGTCCAAAGTTTCCGCCGTGTTAACGGTGGAGAAGGTGAAGAAGTTGGCTATAGCAGCAATCCCAGCGTTTCTGTCACCCGGCTACAAGTAGGTTTATTAGCACAAGCTAGAGGCTTACAAACCGAACTTAACCAAATTGCAGAAAAAGCTGATACCAACACCCCAGAAGGAAAAGCAGAAATTTTGCAAGAAGCGAGTTTAGCTTTACTGCGTCATCCTGAATATTGGGTATATGCCGGTGGTGGTAGCCAACAAGTGAAATTAAATGCTGCTGAATCACAATTTAACCGCTTGTCATTGGCTGAACGCAGCAAATTTAGTGAAGAAACCCTTTCTAACGTCAACAATCAGCTAAAATCCGTTTTGGCTAAAGAGTTACCCGGTGAAGTAGATAATCCCACCCGTTTAATCAGTGAAGGGCCTGGAGAATATCTCATTGTCACCTTATTAGCTGCAACTTTGGGTAAATGTGAAATTCCCCAAATTAATAGTGCTGATGATTTAAGTCGGGCTTTGCGACAAATTGGTAGTCTTCCTGGTGAGCAACTTTTAGCTCTTGAAGTATTGTGGACTCCCCAAGCAGAAGGAGATACTTTAACTTCTGATGATTTGTTTGCTGAGTATCCTGATTTGAAGTTGGTTTAA